The Sporosarcina luteola genome contains a region encoding:
- a CDS encoding hemolysin family protein, whose amino-acid sequence MFIALGFFLLMSFFLSGSETALTAVNRMKVQLRAEQGDPKSIKLRNLISKPDRMITAILIGNNVANIMMPTIVTMIAIDRGLKVGVMTGILTVVLIVFGEVLPKTIAATFADRIAYVVAPTISIFVVLLTPLTILLSLFTNIFIRIISKGAVTEATLTKEELRSMVDIASTEGTFEQEESLRLKGVLDFPEKDVSDVMETHRTDVIGLPIESTYEEVRDTILEYFYTRYPIYEESIDKVVGIFYSKTLIEWSMHPDKKLADLMDEEPLFVVQTASVEKVFKLMLANKKHMAIVLDEYGGTLGIVTQEDIIEEMIGQDIEDETDFDEEVLVYEKNEDLLICHGRLEIVDAIDLLDVELPTDHETIGGFVMQELGHVPEEGERFTYENLYFEIEEMDRSRIVKMKITKRYDQEIVQE is encoded by the coding sequence TTGTTTATAGCACTAGGGTTCTTTTTACTTATGTCGTTCTTCCTTTCAGGGAGTGAGACGGCCCTTACTGCGGTCAACCGCATGAAAGTTCAGCTTCGTGCTGAGCAAGGCGATCCGAAATCGATCAAGCTAAGAAACTTGATTTCGAAGCCGGATCGGATGATCACGGCCATCCTAATTGGAAACAACGTAGCAAATATTATGATGCCGACAATTGTCACAATGATTGCAATCGATAGAGGTTTAAAAGTTGGGGTCATGACAGGAATTTTGACGGTCGTGCTCATCGTATTCGGGGAAGTGTTGCCGAAGACGATTGCAGCGACGTTTGCCGATCGGATTGCCTACGTCGTGGCGCCAACAATTTCGATATTCGTCGTACTGTTGACGCCATTGACGATTCTCCTCTCTTTATTCACGAACATCTTCATACGTATCATTTCGAAAGGTGCTGTAACGGAAGCTACGTTGACGAAGGAAGAGCTCCGTTCAATGGTGGACATCGCTTCGACGGAAGGGACATTTGAACAGGAGGAATCGCTCCGGTTGAAAGGTGTTCTCGATTTTCCGGAAAAAGACGTCTCTGATGTAATGGAAACGCACCGCACCGATGTGATCGGGCTGCCGATTGAATCGACATACGAAGAAGTACGCGATACGATATTGGAATACTTCTATACACGTTATCCGATTTACGAAGAAAGCATCGATAAGGTCGTTGGGATTTTCTATTCGAAGACGTTGATCGAATGGTCCATGCATCCGGACAAGAAGCTTGCCGATTTAATGGATGAAGAGCCTTTATTCGTAGTCCAGACAGCAAGCGTCGAAAAAGTGTTCAAACTTATGCTTGCGAATAAAAAACATATGGCCATCGTGCTCGATGAATACGGCGGAACGCTTGGTATCGTCACACAAGAGGATATTATCGAAGAGATGATCGGGCAGGATATCGAGGATGAAACCGACTTTGATGAAGAAGTGCTCGTCTATGAAAAGAACGAGGACCTGTTAATCTGTCATGGACGCCTTGAAATTGTCGACGCCATCGACTTGCTTGACGTCGAATTGCCGACCGACCACGAAACAATTGGCGGATTCGTCATGCAAGAGCTCGGCCATGTACCTGAAGAAGGGGAACGTTTTACATACGAAAACCTGTACTTCGAAATCGAGGAAATGGATCGCAGCCGTATCGTTAAAATGAAGATCACGAAGCGGTATGATCAGGAAATTGTACAAGAATGA
- a CDS encoding RNA polymerase sigma factor, with product MKIDLTELYDEYGRYIYHLCLKLTRNKEEAEDLMQDVWVKVVRYSGKMDSVDRMKAWLTTICMNTFRDRYRKDVRRSKHVMNQPETLDVPILDLVPSDNPTPSELIEQNDIQLMVQQKIGELDSIYRTTIEYFYVYQYSLIEIAELMKVSIGTVKSRLFRAKKYLKELMMDDTTVREYVTA from the coding sequence ATGAAAATCGACTTGACAGAGCTATATGATGAATATGGCCGTTACATATATCATTTATGTTTGAAATTGACTCGCAATAAAGAGGAAGCTGAAGACCTCATGCAAGACGTATGGGTCAAGGTTGTCCGCTACAGCGGGAAGATGGACAGTGTAGATCGCATGAAGGCTTGGCTGACGACAATTTGCATGAATACATTCCGCGACCGTTATCGCAAGGATGTCAGAAGAAGCAAACACGTTATGAACCAACCTGAAACATTGGACGTTCCGATACTCGATTTGGTTCCCAGCGACAATCCGACACCGAGCGAATTGATCGAACAAAACGACATCCAGCTCATGGTGCAGCAGAAAATTGGCGAATTGGACAGCATTTACCGGACAACAATCGAATACTTTTACGTCTACCAATATTCGTTGATCGAAATCGCCGAATTGATGAAAGTATCGATCGGCACAGTGAAATCCCGTCTGTTCCGTGCGAAGAAGTACTTGAAGGAATTAATGATGGACGACACAACAGTGAGGGAATACGTCACTGCTTAA
- a CDS encoding phospholipase D-like domain-containing protein — protein MKKTKKWVSPKWIILMAILLFTFLYVGVIVWHTYKPLPDNLNYKGDIHWTDDVEMLTDLTYAQNKKGDGMVHELSIFDEIYKMIDEAEEFIVLDFFLMDHYTDEKIDFPNITETLTEKLIKKKKENPKMPIIFITDPLNTGYGSYESKWFSQMEDAGIEVVYTNLDDLRDSTPIYSGLYRTIFRWVNFEKEGWIANAMSSKAPKMTLRSYMILLNVKANHRKTMVTDKSAIVTSGNPHDASGLHGNVALKVKGAGILNDILEAEEAVVRYTNGGSLPRVNTEEEPGGDYAVQYLTEKKIHDALLGDIAAAQEGDTIRMGMFFIAMPDIVQAIVDASNRGVHVQMILDPNENSFGNEKSGLPNRPVLQKMMDETDGELDVRWYNTVVGQYHTKLVVVQTKQETYITNGSANLTDRTLNNYNLEANLRVVALNDSELVEDIDDYFDRLWNNEDALYTLDFKEYQDGFTFFQRGIYRLQELLKLTTY, from the coding sequence ATGAAGAAAACGAAAAAATGGGTGAGTCCGAAATGGATCATCCTTATGGCCATTCTATTATTCACATTCCTATATGTAGGTGTGATTGTTTGGCATACATATAAACCGCTCCCGGATAATCTGAATTACAAGGGGGATATCCATTGGACCGACGATGTTGAGATGCTCACCGATTTGACGTACGCCCAAAACAAAAAAGGCGATGGGATGGTGCATGAGCTCTCCATCTTTGATGAAATCTACAAAATGATTGACGAGGCGGAGGAGTTCATCGTCCTTGATTTCTTCCTCATGGACCATTATACGGATGAAAAGATCGACTTTCCTAACATCACGGAAACGCTGACGGAGAAATTGATTAAAAAGAAAAAAGAGAATCCGAAAATGCCTATCATTTTTATTACCGACCCCCTCAATACTGGTTACGGCTCTTATGAATCGAAATGGTTCAGCCAAATGGAGGACGCCGGCATTGAAGTCGTCTATACCAATCTCGATGATCTGCGAGACTCGACGCCTATCTATTCGGGGCTCTACCGGACTATCTTCCGCTGGGTAAACTTCGAAAAGGAAGGCTGGATCGCCAATGCAATGTCGAGCAAAGCACCGAAAATGACGCTGAGATCCTATATGATCCTATTGAATGTGAAAGCGAACCACCGGAAGACGATGGTGACGGACAAGTCAGCAATCGTGACGTCAGGCAATCCGCATGACGCGAGCGGCCTCCATGGCAATGTCGCCTTGAAAGTGAAAGGCGCAGGCATTTTAAATGATATTTTAGAGGCAGAGGAAGCGGTCGTCCGCTATACAAATGGCGGCTCCTTGCCGCGTGTGAATACTGAGGAGGAGCCCGGCGGCGATTATGCAGTCCAATACTTGACGGAAAAGAAGATCCACGATGCACTTCTCGGCGACATTGCCGCAGCCCAAGAAGGGGATACGATCCGCATGGGCATGTTTTTTATTGCAATGCCTGATATCGTTCAGGCGATTGTCGATGCATCGAATCGCGGCGTCCATGTCCAAATGATTTTGGATCCGAATGAAAACTCGTTCGGCAATGAGAAGTCGGGCTTGCCGAACCGTCCAGTTCTTCAGAAGATGATGGACGAGACGGATGGGGAGCTCGATGTCCGGTGGTACAATACGGTCGTCGGACAATACCATACGAAGCTCGTCGTTGTCCAGACGAAGCAGGAAACGTATATTACGAACGGCTCTGCGAATTTGACGGATCGGACGCTGAACAATTACAACTTAGAGGCAAATTTGAGGGTCGTCGCGTTGAATGACAGCGAGCTAGTCGAAGACATCGATGACTATTTCGACCGTCTTTGGAACAATGAAGACGCTCTTTACACACTCGATTTCAAGGAGTATCAAGATGGATTCACATTCTTCCAACGGGGCATCTACCGCCTTCAGGAATTATTAAAACTGACAACCTATTAA
- a CDS encoding SE1832 family protein: MNKRQIESAIAELKMDYISLQGDVEKLESTGHADSVHKAEQRLAAMEERLAELNKQLADLPE, encoded by the coding sequence ATGAATAAACGACAGATTGAATCAGCAATCGCGGAATTGAAAATGGATTATATCAGCTTGCAGGGCGACGTGGAGAAACTGGAGTCGACAGGTCACGCGGATTCAGTCCATAAAGCGGAGCAGCGCCTTGCCGCGATGGAAGAAAGACTGGCCGAACTGAACAAACAACTTGCTGATCTTCCCGAATAA